In a genomic window of Homalodisca vitripennis isolate AUS2020 unplaced genomic scaffold, UT_GWSS_2.1 ScUCBcl_4992;HRSCAF=11488, whole genome shotgun sequence:
- the LOC124373174 gene encoding ATP-dependent DNA helicase PIF1-like translates to MCFPPGVLRDPDLCARRAILSTLNVNVKEINGRILDLMDGRIHELRSADTVDREDDDGLDVDVNLLNQATGKGVPDHVLRLKVGSVCLIMRNLNIGDGLVNGTKVIVTAISSRLITVRLIGNTQPIGIPRITFRFAFAEGSPLRVCRRQFPLMLAYCMTGHKSQGQTIEYVGVDLRTDCFTHGQLYVLLSRVRRPDDIVVLVPDDRIVEGVAYAKNIVYDELLLNTD, encoded by the coding sequence ATGTGTTTTCCTCCTGGTGTTCTGCGAGATCCTGATCTTTGTGCGAGACGGGCAATACTCTCAACTCTGAATGTAAACGTCAAGGAGATCAACGGTCGCATCCTAGACCTCATGGACGGGCGcattcatgagttgagaagcgcggACACCGTGGACAGAGAAGACGACGACGGGCTGGATGTGGACGTAAATCTCCTCAACCAGGCCACTGGCAAAGGAGTGCCAGATCACGTCCTGCGTCTCAAGGTCGGCTCCGTATGCTTAATCATGAGAAACTTAAATATCGGTGATGGACTCGTGAACGGCACCAAAGTCATTGTGACGGCGATCAGCAGCCGACTGATCACCGTCAGACTTATCGGCAACACGCAACCTATCGGAATTCCCCGGATTACGTTCAGGTTCGCGTTTGCCGAAGGATCGCCGCTCCGGGTTTGTCGCCGTCAGTTCCCCCTCATGTTGGCGTACTGCATgactggtcacaagagccaaggccAGACAATTGAGTACGTCGGAGTCGACCTGAGAACGGACTgcttcactcatggccagctctACGTCCTGTTGAGCAGAGTGAGACGTCCAGACGACATCGTCGTTCTTGTACCAGACGACAGAATAGTAGAAGGAGTCGCCTATGCAAAGAATATTGTATATGACGAGCTCCTTCTAAACACTGATTAA